The proteins below come from a single Pyramidobacter porci genomic window:
- a CDS encoding ABC transporter substrate-binding protein: MKKFLCVFLGLALMASSVFAEDVVKLGAIGPLTGESSIAGIDERDSKLMAIDEINAVGGLLGKKVVMYSEDDASQPSQAAAVAMKMISQNNVVAIIGAHNSSCTLAIMQIIDRAGIPIIPPSSTSPKVCNSGNKWVVRPTPPDTVQTAALVQYAKELGYKKIGMIYVNDDFGKGGYGAVLDAMKAQGMELAGAESFQGDDKDMHAQLTKLEALGVDALLIWCQFVPASLIMRQAREMGWNVQFFGGTGPMHNRTFELAGGAYDGMIHTVPFIPNNPLPNIQKYVGDFQKRYGRIPSQPGARAYDAINLYFDAVKRAGTTDPDKVIVTLRSTKDFPGLQGPIAINKGTGEYEGGVPLVKANYENKNWDFIKNFVPQMQSK, translated from the coding sequence ATGAAAAAGTTCCTTTGTGTTTTTCTTGGCTTGGCATTGATGGCAAGCTCGGTTTTCGCTGAAGATGTGGTAAAGCTCGGTGCAATCGGGCCTCTAACTGGCGAAAGCTCCATCGCAGGCATTGATGAGCGCGACTCGAAACTGATGGCCATTGATGAGATCAACGCGGTCGGCGGTCTTCTTGGCAAAAAGGTGGTCATGTACTCCGAGGACGACGCTTCCCAGCCCTCTCAGGCTGCGGCTGTGGCGATGAAGATGATCTCCCAGAACAACGTTGTGGCAATTATCGGCGCGCATAACAGTTCCTGCACGCTTGCCATTATGCAGATCATCGACAGGGCCGGTATCCCGATCATCCCGCCGAGCTCCACTTCCCCGAAGGTTTGCAACAGCGGCAACAAATGGGTCGTCCGCCCCACGCCGCCCGACACGGTGCAGACAGCCGCTCTTGTGCAGTACGCAAAGGAGCTTGGCTACAAGAAGATTGGCATGATTTACGTGAACGACGACTTCGGTAAGGGCGGCTACGGCGCCGTTCTTGATGCGATGAAGGCTCAGGGCATGGAGCTTGCTGGCGCAGAGTCATTCCAAGGTGACGACAAGGACATGCACGCCCAGCTGACGAAGCTGGAGGCACTGGGCGTTGACGCGTTGCTAATCTGGTGCCAGTTCGTTCCCGCCAGCTTGATCATGCGTCAGGCACGCGAGATGGGCTGGAACGTCCAGTTCTTCGGCGGCACAGGTCCGATGCACAACAGAACGTTTGAGCTGGCCGGAGGAGCCTACGACGGCATGATTCACACAGTTCCGTTTATCCCGAACAACCCTCTGCCGAACATTCAGAAGTACGTAGGCGACTTCCAGAAGCGTTACGGCCGCATCCCATCCCAGCCGGGCGCGAGAGCGTATGACGCGATCAACCTGTACTTCGACGCCGTGAAGCGCGCCGGCACGACCGATCCTGACAAGGTGATTGTCACGCTGCGCTCCACGAAGGACTTTCCTGGCCTGCAGGGACCGATCGCGATCAACAAGGGCACCGGCGAGTATGAAGGCGGCGTCCCGCTGGTCAAGGCGAACTACGAGAACAAGAACTGGGATTTCATCAAGAACTTCGTTCCGCAGATGCAGTCCAAGTAA